The following coding sequences lie in one Biomphalaria glabrata chromosome 18, xgBioGlab47.1, whole genome shotgun sequence genomic window:
- the LOC129924037 gene encoding uncharacterized protein LOC129924037 produces the protein MKQSAIDLSGFPKLILRLYSRWNCTVRVCTDGLTSFRNFVNKLVAVRPLTPTRFFHEELFYGPKLASGYRWTYHLKSKETFTVLVILMTGRLKAETFTAVPVSGWGKEYIIVTLRSDIGSGGTVIIDRRQGLRRAADA, from the exons ATGAAGCAATCAGCCATTGATTTGTCTGGATTCCCTAAGCTGATACTGAGACTTTATTCAAGATGGAATTGTACT GTAAGGGTGTGTACAGATGGCTTGACGAGCTTTCGAAACTTTGTCAACAAGCTAGTAGCTGTACGACCTTTGACCCCAACTCGATTCTTTCACGAGGAATTATTTTATGG tccCAAACTGGCTTCCGGCTACAGGTGGACGTACCACTTGAAATCGAAAGAGACGTTCACAGTTTTGGTCATCTTGATGACGGGGCGGTTGAAAGCTGAGACTTTTACAGCTGTGCCAGTGTCTGGCTGGGGAAAGGAATACATTATTGTGACCCTAAG ATCAGATATTGGTTCCGGTGgaactgttatcattgacaggAGACAGGGGCTAAGGCGAGCAGCAGACGcttaa